From the genome of Geobacter sp. SVR, one region includes:
- the zupT gene encoding zinc transporter ZupT, translated as MKNVWIALGLTLFAGMATAIGSVIAFTAKRTNYRFLSVATGFSAGVMLYVSFVEIFFKGLHALTQRYGDYWGNWINVASFFGGMLVIGLIDNLVPAAENPHETHSEAETMPLHNPAAPLPDFRAVHNGRAATEGRHDHGLHDRKLMRMGLFTALAIGIHNFPEGLATFLAALQDPSLGVAIALAIALHNIPEGISVSVPIFYATGDRKKAFAYSVLSGLAEPVGAGIAYLGMRLVLGEHGVVPPQVMGFLFSGVAGIMVYISLDELLPTSRAYGKGHDSLFGLVAGMVVMALSLLLMK; from the coding sequence ATGAAAAACGTATGGATTGCACTCGGGCTGACGCTGTTCGCCGGCATGGCCACTGCGATCGGCAGCGTCATCGCCTTTACCGCCAAGAGGACCAACTATCGCTTCCTCTCGGTAGCAACCGGTTTTTCCGCCGGGGTGATGCTCTATGTCTCGTTTGTCGAGATTTTCTTCAAGGGACTCCATGCCCTTACCCAACGTTACGGCGACTATTGGGGCAACTGGATCAACGTGGCCTCCTTCTTCGGCGGCATGCTGGTGATCGGCCTGATCGACAACCTTGTGCCGGCCGCCGAAAATCCTCACGAGACGCATTCGGAGGCGGAAACGATGCCGCTGCATAACCCGGCGGCCCCTCTCCCCGATTTCCGCGCCGTTCATAATGGCAGGGCAGCCACTGAAGGTCGCCACGATCACGGCCTCCACGACCGCAAGCTGATGCGAATGGGGCTGTTCACCGCCCTGGCCATCGGCATCCACAACTTTCCCGAGGGATTGGCCACCTTCCTGGCCGCCCTTCAGGACCCCAGCCTGGGGGTGGCCATTGCCCTGGCGATCGCCCTGCACAATATCCCCGAGGGGATCAGCGTGTCGGTGCCGATCTTCTATGCCACCGGCGACCGCAAAAAGGCCTTTGCCTATTCGGTGCTCAGTGGACTCGCCGAACCGGTAGGGGCCGGCATTGCCTACCTGGGCATGCGGCTGGTGTTGGGTGAGCACGGGGTGGTCCCTCCCCAGGTGATGGGCTTTCTCTTCAGCGGAGTGGCCGGCATCATGGTATACATCAGTCTGGATGAACTGCTGCCGACCAGCAGGGCCTATGGCAAGGGGCACGACAGCCTGTTCGGCCTTGTGGCCGGCATGGTGGTGATGGCGTTGAGCCTGCTGCTGATGAAGTAG
- a CDS encoding AEC family transporter — MENFVIIGVFVLLGILFRHLEAFPKDSAQVLNMFALYVSLPALILLKAPQIAFSREIAIAAIIPWGMLLLSALLVLAGARLWHWQRSTVGVLLLVVPLGNTSFLGIPMIQAFFGAAGLSYLIIYDQIGTMMIMVTYGSFILATYGKNGSTRLAQIVRRVLLFPPTIALLIGLAVRAWPYPEKLAQALQNVSLTLVPVVMTAIGMQMRFRLPYRVLPPLGFGLGIKLLVAPLLALLVCRVAGQTGMVADVSILEAAMPPMVTAGALAVVAGMDADLAVAMIGIGIILAFGTLPAIFWLTKLV, encoded by the coding sequence ATGGAAAACTTCGTCATTATTGGGGTGTTCGTACTGCTGGGAATCCTTTTCCGCCACCTTGAGGCCTTTCCGAAAGACTCGGCCCAGGTCCTCAACATGTTCGCCCTGTACGTCTCGCTGCCGGCGCTGATACTTCTCAAGGCGCCACAGATCGCCTTTTCCCGCGAAATCGCCATTGCCGCCATCATTCCCTGGGGAATGCTGCTGCTTTCGGCATTGCTGGTGCTGGCCGGGGCGCGGCTGTGGCACTGGCAGCGGTCAACCGTCGGCGTGCTGCTGCTTGTCGTACCTCTGGGAAATACGTCATTCCTGGGGATACCGATGATCCAGGCCTTTTTCGGGGCAGCCGGGCTTTCCTACCTCATTATCTACGACCAGATCGGTACCATGATGATCATGGTAACCTACGGTTCCTTCATTCTCGCGACCTATGGCAAGAACGGCTCCACAAGACTGGCCCAGATCGTCAGGCGGGTACTCCTGTTTCCGCCGACGATTGCCTTGCTGATAGGCCTTGCCGTCCGTGCCTGGCCGTATCCGGAAAAACTGGCGCAGGCGCTGCAGAATGTTTCCCTCACCCTTGTCCCTGTCGTAATGACGGCAATAGGCATGCAGATGCGGTTTCGTCTGCCTTACAGGGTGCTGCCCCCCCTTGGGTTCGGCTTGGGAATCAAGTTGCTGGTTGCCCCTCTGCTGGCGCTGCTGGTGTGCAGGGTGGCGGGCCAGACCGGCATGGTGGCCGATGTTTCCATTCTCGAAGCGGCCATGCCCCCCATGGTCACCGCCGGTGCGCTGGCTGTCGTCGCCGGCATGGATGCCGATCTCGCCGTAGCAATGATCGGCATCGGGATTATCCTGGCCTTCGGCACTCTGCCGGCGATATTCTGGCTGACGAAGCTCGTATGA
- a CDS encoding YciI-like protein, with the protein MHYLMFYDFAADYLERRGQFRADHLRLAWQAQERGELVLGGALADPADRGILLFQCDSPEIPARFAETDPYVMNGLVTHYEIRPWNTVVGNDAFSPIRPDAISG; encoded by the coding sequence ATGCACTATCTCATGTTTTACGACTTTGCAGCGGACTACCTTGAACGCAGAGGCCAGTTCCGGGCCGACCATCTCAGGCTTGCCTGGCAGGCACAGGAACGTGGCGAACTCGTTCTTGGCGGCGCATTGGCCGATCCGGCCGACCGTGGCATATTGCTGTTCCAGTGCGATTCGCCCGAGATTCCCGCACGGTTCGCAGAAACCGATCCGTATGTGATGAACGGTCTCGTGACACACTACGAGATTCGCCCCTGGAATACGGTAGTGGGAAATGACGCATTCTCGCCGATCAGACCCGATGCCATTTCCGGCTGA
- a CDS encoding trans-aconitate 2-methyltransferase: protein MNPEELGKKYDKIAQWWHERHHDSRYGMNQLGMALKFVPNGESALDVGCGAGGRIIRALEDRGFAVTGIDVSEEMIKLALRNHPKASFLVQDICTWETDRKFDLIVAWDSVFHLPLQMQRPVIDKLCGLLKKNGVLMYTFGNATGEHTDRWHEDEFYYSSIGINGNLAALIDNGLTVVHLELDQFPEKHVYVIAQKP from the coding sequence ATGAACCCTGAAGAACTCGGTAAAAAATACGACAAGATCGCCCAGTGGTGGCACGAGCGGCATCACGATTCCCGATATGGGATGAACCAGCTCGGCATGGCGCTCAAATTTGTGCCGAACGGAGAATCGGCACTCGATGTCGGCTGCGGCGCAGGTGGGAGAATCATTCGCGCATTGGAAGATCGGGGATTTGCCGTAACCGGCATCGACGTTTCCGAAGAGATGATAAAGCTGGCGCTTCGCAATCACCCGAAGGCATCTTTTCTCGTGCAGGATATCTGCACCTGGGAAACCGACCGGAAATTCGACCTTATCGTCGCCTGGGACAGCGTCTTTCATCTGCCACTGCAGATGCAGCGGCCGGTCATAGACAAGCTGTGCGGGTTGCTGAAAAAGAACGGTGTCCTCATGTACACCTTCGGCAATGCGACCGGTGAACACACCGACCGGTGGCATGAGGACGAGTTCTACTACAGTTCGATCGGCATCAACGGCAACCTGGCTGCGCTGATAGACAACGGCCTGACCGTAGTGCACCTGGAATTGGACCAGTTCCCGGAAAAGCATGTATATGTCATTGCCCAAAAGCCGTGA
- a CDS encoding YeiH family protein: MNSKRWQRIAFAACLCAIPWIGTATALVMGVFFSLLIGNPWPRKTARFSKIILQLSVVGLGFGLGLDEVIRTGRDSVVYTVVGIGSTLMLGHFLGRVFKTDRNTSLLITFGTAICGGSAIAAMAPVLNAQDDETAVALATVFTLNSVALLLFPVIGHLLRLDQAVFGTWAGLAIHDTSSVVGATSLYGARALAIGTTVKLTRAIWITPVVMGTAVLRKTGQKAGIPLFIIGFVLAATARTCLPQYGRYWGELSALAKECLVVTLFLVGAGLNRDVLGRVGVRPLLQGITLWLMVSGLTLVALTFVGIH; encoded by the coding sequence ATGAACAGCAAGAGGTGGCAGAGGATTGCGTTCGCAGCATGCCTGTGCGCCATACCCTGGATTGGCACTGCGACAGCGTTGGTCATGGGGGTGTTCTTCAGCCTCCTCATCGGTAACCCCTGGCCGCGGAAGACCGCGCGTTTCAGTAAAATCATCCTGCAACTCTCCGTTGTCGGGCTTGGATTCGGTCTCGGACTTGATGAGGTGATCCGCACCGGCCGAGATTCTGTCGTGTACACGGTTGTCGGCATAGGCTCCACCCTGATGCTGGGGCATTTTCTCGGCAGAGTGTTCAAGACCGACAGGAATACGTCCCTGCTTATCACCTTCGGAACCGCCATCTGCGGCGGCAGCGCCATTGCCGCCATGGCACCGGTTCTGAATGCACAGGACGATGAGACGGCCGTTGCCCTGGCGACCGTTTTTACCCTGAATTCAGTGGCCTTGCTGCTGTTCCCGGTCATAGGACACCTGTTGCGGCTCGATCAGGCTGTTTTCGGAACCTGGGCCGGACTTGCCATCCATGATACGAGCAGCGTTGTGGGCGCCACGTCCCTCTACGGAGCACGGGCATTGGCCATCGGGACAACCGTGAAACTTACGCGGGCCATCTGGATAACACCTGTGGTCATGGGAACGGCAGTGCTCAGGAAAACGGGGCAGAAAGCCGGGATTCCCCTGTTCATCATCGGGTTTGTCCTGGCCGCCACCGCAAGAACATGCCTGCCGCAGTACGGACGTTACTGGGGTGAATTATCGGCTCTGGCAAAAGAGTGCCTGGTCGTGACGCTCTTTCTGGTTGGCGCGGGATTGAACAGGGACGTGTTGGGAAGGGTTGGAGTACGACCTTTGTTGCAAGGGATCACGCTGTGGCTGATGGTGAGCGGGCTCACCCTTGTTGCCTTGACCTTTGTCGGCATACACTGA
- a CDS encoding LysR substrate-binding domain-containing protein — protein MTITLRQLEIFANVAEGGHVTQASTRLLLTQSAVSMAIAELERLAGAPLFERQGRRLFLNDRGRHILPDVQDVLTKVRTIERFLEESVGEPSGVLHVGASTTIGNYMLPAIIGEFSRLYPRAQALLHIGNAQQMEKAVESGELDLGLIEGLPHIGSLSVTPWKPDELVIVVGKEHEWAAGKQASPEMLENGLWIMREKGSGTREIFEAAMGRQGITFSVALELGHTEAIKKAVEAGLGSGCLSRMAVQRELDNGWLVEIASPLDLQRTLIILTRKSEHQTTLLKAFLALLLPR, from the coding sequence ATGACCATTACCCTGAGACAACTGGAAATTTTCGCGAATGTAGCGGAAGGTGGGCATGTAACACAGGCGAGCACCCGGTTGCTGCTGACGCAATCTGCGGTCAGCATGGCCATTGCCGAACTGGAACGACTGGCAGGCGCACCGCTTTTTGAACGGCAGGGCAGGCGTCTGTTTCTGAATGACCGGGGGCGACACATTCTCCCGGACGTTCAGGACGTGCTCACGAAAGTCCGGACCATAGAACGGTTCCTGGAGGAATCTGTCGGAGAGCCGAGCGGAGTTCTGCATGTGGGGGCCAGCACCACTATCGGCAACTATATGCTTCCTGCCATTATCGGAGAATTCTCGCGGCTCTATCCCCGGGCACAAGCGCTGCTTCATATCGGCAATGCCCAGCAGATGGAAAAAGCGGTGGAAAGTGGAGAATTGGACCTTGGACTTATCGAAGGGCTCCCCCACATCGGTTCGCTCAGCGTGACACCCTGGAAGCCCGATGAACTTGTCATCGTTGTCGGGAAAGAGCATGAATGGGCAGCGGGGAAACAGGCGTCTCCCGAGATGCTGGAAAATGGGCTCTGGATAATGCGGGAAAAAGGTTCCGGCACACGGGAGATATTCGAGGCAGCCATGGGCAGACAGGGGATCACCTTCTCTGTTGCCCTGGAGCTGGGGCATACCGAGGCAATCAAGAAGGCGGTGGAGGCTGGCCTGGGTAGTGGGTGCCTGTCGAGAATGGCTGTTCAGAGAGAGTTGGATAATGGCTGGCTCGTTGAAATCGCAAGCCCGCTCGACCTGCAGAGAACCCTCATAATCCTGACAAGAAAGAGTGAACACCAGACAACACTGTTGAAGGCATTTCTCGCGCTGTTGCTCCCCCGGTAA
- a CDS encoding FAD-dependent oxidoreductase, with product MKKKIVIVGGVAGGASTAARLRRLDESLEIVILERGDAISYANCGLPYYIGGIISDRDALFLQTPEAMKKRFNIDVKVRSEVVRIDRDKKEVVVRDLEQGNTYTVAYDKLVLSPGSSPIVPNVPGSRLPNVFTLRTVPDTDRIKGYLTEQEVHSAVVVGGGFIGIEMAENLAEAGKKVTIVEMSDQVLNNLDYEMATLVHQELRGRGINLILGNGLAAIHENGKNLEILLNDGTKIVAEMVVLAIGVRPETTLAVDAGLSLGSSGAIRVDERLQTSDPDIYAVGDAVEIREIVSGTPGWVPLAGPANRQGRLLADILAGRDAVYRGAQGTSIVKVFDLHAGSTGLSEKALKKRGIDYAVSITHSNSHASYYPGASTLTIKLLFAPDTGRLLGAQAAGHEGVDKRLDVLATAIRFEKTVFDLTDLELAYAPPFSSAKDPVNIAGYTATNIINDDMAVITWDQLREQEASARFLLDIREPVEFQLGAIPGAVNIPLNELRGRLQELPRDRQIVVYCQVGLRAYLASRILLQNGFRSVKNLSGGYRVFQTVLKEQELRSQAPADKGVVAAAPKNEAGEGIPTAEMVKVNACGLQCPGPILQLHNSMQQLNDGEVLEITASDPGFANDVQAWCSKTGNTLLALEREPGRIMARIRCGVPATAVPVERGPHRAGTSKTIVVFSGDLDKAIASFIIATGAAAMGRKVTMFFTFWGLNVLRRPERVTVSKGLMDRMFGMMMPRGAAKLGLSRMNMAGIGPRMIRMIMGQKNVASLESMIAQARTMGIELVACQMSMDLMGIKQEELVEGVESGGVASYLAAAEEGNTNLFI from the coding sequence ATGAAAAAGAAAATCGTGATCGTCGGCGGAGTCGCCGGGGGGGCAAGCACAGCGGCCAGGCTGCGGCGCCTGGATGAAAGTCTGGAAATCGTCATCCTGGAAAGAGGGGATGCCATCTCGTACGCCAACTGTGGACTGCCGTATTATATCGGGGGCATCATCAGCGACCGGGACGCGCTCTTCCTGCAGACTCCCGAAGCCATGAAAAAGCGCTTCAACATCGATGTCAAAGTGAGAAGTGAAGTGGTGAGGATCGATCGTGATAAAAAGGAAGTGGTCGTCAGGGACCTGGAACAGGGAAATACCTATACCGTAGCCTATGACAAACTGGTTTTGTCACCCGGTTCGTCCCCCATCGTTCCGAACGTTCCGGGCAGCCGCTTGCCGAATGTCTTTACCTTGCGTACCGTTCCCGACACCGACCGCATCAAAGGGTATCTGACGGAACAAGAAGTGCATTCCGCCGTGGTTGTCGGCGGAGGGTTTATCGGCATCGAAATGGCGGAAAACCTGGCAGAAGCCGGTAAAAAGGTGACGATCGTCGAGATGTCCGATCAGGTTCTGAACAATCTCGATTACGAAATGGCGACCCTGGTCCATCAGGAACTGCGCGGCAGGGGAATCAACCTGATACTGGGGAACGGACTGGCGGCCATCCATGAAAACGGAAAAAACCTGGAAATACTCCTGAATGACGGCACAAAAATCGTCGCCGAAATGGTTGTTTTAGCGATAGGGGTACGCCCGGAAACCACGCTGGCTGTAGACGCGGGCTTAAGCCTGGGAAGCAGCGGAGCGATCCGGGTCGATGAACGGCTGCAGACCTCCGACCCCGATATTTACGCCGTGGGCGATGCCGTGGAGATCCGGGAGATCGTATCCGGAACACCGGGTTGGGTGCCGTTGGCCGGGCCTGCCAATCGCCAGGGGCGGCTCCTGGCCGATATCCTGGCAGGGCGGGATGCCGTTTATCGCGGCGCCCAGGGCACCTCGATCGTCAAGGTCTTTGACCTGCATGCCGGCTCGACCGGATTGAGCGAAAAAGCCTTGAAGAAGCGGGGAATCGACTACGCGGTTTCGATCACCCATTCCAACTCCCATGCATCCTATTATCCGGGGGCATCGACCCTGACCATCAAGCTCCTGTTCGCCCCGGATACGGGACGGCTCCTGGGGGCTCAGGCGGCCGGTCATGAAGGGGTCGACAAGCGTCTCGACGTGCTGGCAACAGCCATCCGATTCGAAAAGACGGTCTTCGACCTGACCGACCTGGAACTGGCCTATGCTCCTCCCTTTTCTTCAGCCAAGGACCCGGTCAATATCGCGGGTTACACCGCCACGAACATCATCAACGACGACATGGCAGTCATCACCTGGGACCAGTTGCGAGAGCAGGAAGCGAGTGCACGGTTTCTGCTCGACATCCGCGAGCCGGTCGAGTTCCAACTGGGCGCCATTCCCGGTGCGGTGAACATTCCGCTCAATGAGTTGCGGGGGCGCTTGCAGGAACTGCCGCGGGACAGGCAAATCGTCGTCTATTGCCAAGTCGGGTTGCGGGCGTACCTTGCATCCCGGATTTTACTGCAGAACGGATTCCGATCCGTAAAGAACCTGAGCGGCGGGTATCGGGTCTTTCAAACGGTGCTCAAGGAGCAGGAACTGCGGTCGCAGGCTCCGGCGGACAAGGGTGTAGTCGCTGCCGCGCCGAAAAACGAAGCGGGGGAGGGGATACCGACGGCGGAGATGGTGAAGGTCAATGCCTGCGGACTCCAGTGTCCGGGGCCGATTCTGCAACTGCATAACAGCATGCAGCAGTTGAACGATGGGGAGGTGCTGGAGATTACCGCCTCCGACCCCGGCTTTGCCAACGATGTGCAGGCGTGGTGCTCCAAGACTGGCAATACGCTGCTCGCCCTTGAGCGCGAACCGGGCAGGATCATGGCCCGGATACGGTGTGGGGTGCCCGCCACCGCGGTGCCGGTAGAAAGGGGCCCCCATCGGGCCGGGACTTCCAAGACGATCGTGGTCTTCAGCGGAGATCTCGACAAAGCCATCGCCTCGTTCATCATTGCCACCGGGGCCGCTGCCATGGGACGGAAGGTCACCATGTTCTTCACCTTCTGGGGATTGAACGTGCTGCGCCGGCCCGAGCGGGTGACGGTCAGTAAAGGACTGATGGATAGAATGTTCGGCATGATGATGCCGCGCGGTGCGGCGAAGCTCGGCCTGTCACGGATGAATATGGCAGGTATCGGCCCCCGAATGATCCGCATGATCATGGGACAGAAGAACGTCGCTTCCCTGGAGAGCATGATCGCCCAGGCCCGGACGATGGGGATCGAGCTGGTGGCCTGCCAGATGTCCATGGACCTGATGGGGATCAAGCAGGAGGAACTGGTGGAAGGGGTGGAGAGCGGCGGCGTGGCCTCTTATCTCGCGGCTGCCGAGGAAGGGAATACGAACCTGTTCATTTAA
- a CDS encoding helix-turn-helix transcriptional regulator: protein MEHPGDFELLTSKAELLKAVAHPVRLCIVRGLLEQGECNVNTIQSCLQIPQSTISQHLGKLRDAGIIKGNRQGVEIFYKVVNEDLKKVIAALFW, encoded by the coding sequence ATGGAACATCCTGGCGATTTTGAATTGCTGACATCCAAAGCCGAACTTCTGAAAGCTGTTGCCCATCCGGTCAGACTGTGCATTGTACGGGGGCTTCTGGAACAGGGTGAGTGCAATGTCAATACCATACAGTCCTGCCTCCAGATCCCTCAGTCAACCATTTCCCAGCATCTCGGAAAACTGCGCGATGCCGGCATTATTAAAGGAAACCGCCAGGGAGTCGAGATTTTTTACAAGGTGGTCAACGAAGATCTGAAAAAGGTGATTGCAGCTCTTTTTTGGTAA
- a CDS encoding transglutaminase family protein produces MYPESDELNDYLASDAVIDWQTPAIREKALELTRSLPDEIAKARCLYEWVRDVITHTHDAGLDVVTCAASDVLRHGTGICFAKSHLLAALLRAAGIPAGFCYQVLRKDPPTDNSPVLHGFNAIYLAELDRWIRVDARGNTGGIDAQFSLAKERLAFAMDPAADEFIYEAIFAAPVGSVVERLQMYDTLNELWWDLPECL; encoded by the coding sequence ATGTACCCTGAATCCGATGAATTGAACGACTACCTGGCTTCCGATGCCGTCATCGACTGGCAGACCCCCGCTATCCGGGAAAAGGCTCTGGAGCTTACCCGCTCCCTCCCGGACGAAATCGCAAAGGCCCGCTGCCTGTACGAATGGGTACGGGATGTTATCACCCACACCCATGATGCCGGCCTCGACGTCGTGACCTGCGCAGCCAGCGACGTGCTCCGTCACGGCACCGGGATCTGTTTCGCCAAGAGCCACCTTCTGGCCGCTCTGCTGCGGGCGGCCGGTATCCCGGCCGGTTTCTGTTACCAGGTATTGCGCAAGGATCCCCCCACTGATAACAGCCCGGTCCTGCACGGGTTCAACGCCATCTACCTTGCCGAACTCGACCGGTGGATCCGCGTGGATGCGCGGGGCAATACCGGGGGGATCGACGCCCAGTTCAGCCTCGCGAAAGAACGGCTCGCCTTTGCCATGGACCCTGCGGCGGACGAATTCATCTATGAGGCGATCTTTGCCGCACCGGTAGGCAGCGTGGTCGAGAGGCTGCAGATGTACGACACCCTGAACGAGCTATGGTGGGATCTGCCGGAGTGCCTTTGA
- a CDS encoding DUF3147 family protein: protein MHILLKTIISMAIIFSATAIGKRLLATAGLIGVMPLAGALVLVWLRLESKGDAAIVQEFTRSALWGIVLSILFYLVAFVCFKKHLPLPVVLVSSFGAWSGAAFVHQWLLK from the coding sequence ATGCATATTCTTCTCAAAACGATAATCAGCATGGCGATCATTTTTTCTGCCACGGCAATCGGGAAGAGACTTCTCGCCACCGCCGGCCTCATTGGGGTCATGCCTCTGGCCGGTGCCCTTGTGCTTGTCTGGCTGCGCCTGGAAAGCAAGGGTGATGCGGCGATCGTGCAGGAGTTCACCAGAAGTGCCTTGTGGGGGATCGTGCTGAGCATTCTTTTTTACCTGGTAGCGTTCGTCTGCTTCAAGAAGCACTTGCCGCTACCTGTCGTCCTCGTATCGAGTTTCGGGGCATGGTCTGGGGCGGCGTTCGTTCATCAATGGCTATTGAAATAG
- a CDS encoding OmpA family protein, with amino-acid sequence MKPLSRLVPILWLTVVFGGISGCAHYEVNTGRGDIPGYYIRSEMQEADRAVENARRSGKADACPAEFKAAEDAKNHAYDVFRACHTEEGVALAKQATAKANALCPPKPTPPPVVAPAPKPVPPPPPPISSFTVTRATVTKGEPVTLVWSSQNASRCDIQPGIGVVEPQGSMSVVPEENTTYTLSCSGAGGTTQSSAKVEVAAPVVRQKLSPEKLCSPSVIDIQFDFDKADIKPQYYDELDKWGEALKEFPKAKGTVEGYTDNVGTRAHNMKLSQQRAENVRTYLVDKFGIDPDRISAKGFGEDQPIASNKTAAGRQQNRRIQGNFICE; translated from the coding sequence ATGAAACCACTATCACGGCTCGTGCCTATTCTTTGGCTGACAGTGGTATTTGGCGGCATATCCGGCTGCGCCCATTACGAGGTCAATACGGGACGCGGCGATATCCCCGGCTACTACATCCGTTCTGAAATGCAGGAAGCGGATCGAGCTGTCGAAAATGCACGCCGGTCAGGCAAGGCGGATGCCTGCCCGGCTGAATTCAAGGCAGCGGAAGATGCAAAAAATCATGCCTATGACGTCTTCAGGGCATGCCACACCGAAGAGGGGGTCGCGTTGGCGAAACAGGCAACGGCAAAAGCGAATGCGCTCTGTCCGCCTAAACCGACTCCGCCGCCCGTGGTCGCTCCGGCGCCCAAACCTGTTCCTCCGCCTCCGCCACCTATCAGCAGCTTTACCGTAACCCGGGCAACCGTCACCAAGGGGGAACCGGTTACCCTTGTCTGGTCATCGCAGAACGCCTCCCGTTGTGACATTCAGCCCGGCATCGGCGTTGTGGAGCCGCAGGGCTCGATGTCCGTCGTTCCTGAAGAAAACACGACGTATACGCTGAGCTGCAGCGGTGCCGGCGGTACCACCCAGAGCAGTGCGAAGGTCGAGGTTGCCGCTCCCGTTGTCCGGCAGAAGCTTTCGCCCGAAAAACTCTGTTCCCCCTCGGTGATTGACATTCAGTTCGACTTCGATAAGGCGGATATAAAGCCTCAGTATTATGACGAGCTGGATAAATGGGGCGAAGCCCTTAAAGAGTTCCCGAAGGCCAAAGGGACGGTGGAAGGGTATACCGACAATGTCGGAACTCGTGCACACAACATGAAGCTTTCACAGCAACGTGCCGAAAACGTGCGTACCTATCTCGTCGATAAATTCGGGATAGATCCGGATCGGATCAGCGCCAAAGGGTTCGGCGAGGATCAACCGATCGCCAGCAACAAGACCGCTGCCGGGAGGCAGCAGAACAGAAGGATCCAGGGTAATTTCATCTGTGAATAA
- a CDS encoding zinc ribbon domain-containing protein YjdM gives MTSLPKCPTCSSEYTYEDGELYVCPECAHEWAITPSESAEADSVVRDAFGNVLSDGDTVTVIKDLKIKGSSSVVKVGTKVRNIRIVSGDHDIDCKIDGIGAMQLKSGFVKKA, from the coding sequence ATGACCAGCCTGCCCAAATGCCCCACATGCAGCTCCGAATACACCTACGAAGACGGAGAACTGTACGTCTGCCCCGAATGCGCCCACGAGTGGGCAATAACGCCATCGGAGTCCGCCGAAGCCGACAGCGTGGTACGTGACGCCTTCGGCAACGTGCTCAGTGACGGCGACACGGTCACCGTCATCAAGGACCTGAAGATCAAGGGGTCGTCATCAGTTGTCAAGGTGGGCACCAAGGTCAGGAACATCCGCATCGTCTCGGGAGACCATGACATCGACTGCAAGATCGACGGCATCGGCGCCATGCAGTTGAAATCCGGGTTCGTCAAGAAGGCGTGA
- a CDS encoding septal ring lytic transglycosylase RlpA family protein, with protein sequence MINGERMFILALVLALLASCGAHDRQAYRAEPPYPRTVGQKPYTINGERYEPLSSHAGFVQSGIASWYGSDFHGKTTSNGDTYDMYAMTAAHKTLPLGVYVKVRRRDDGRETVVRINDRGPFVAGRVIDLSYSAAKALGILGRGTAPVTVEALGYLDETVKGQVVYRGPASYDRGSFGIQVGAFGNYDNARKMAETVKQRYGTSSIREAVVNGTRYYRVRAGNYASLKEAEQVRERSPDKMIAGGFVVALD encoded by the coding sequence TTGATTAACGGCGAACGCATGTTCATCCTGGCGCTGGTTCTTGCCCTGCTGGCCTCCTGCGGCGCCCATGACCGGCAGGCCTACCGGGCAGAGCCCCCTTACCCCCGCACGGTCGGACAGAAGCCCTACACCATAAACGGCGAGCGCTACGAGCCACTTTCCAGCCATGCCGGTTTCGTGCAATCGGGCATTGCCAGTTGGTACGGCAGCGACTTCCACGGCAAGACGACCAGCAATGGCGATACGTACGACATGTACGCCATGACCGCTGCCCACAAGACACTCCCCCTGGGAGTGTACGTGAAAGTGCGCCGCCGCGATGACGGCCGTGAAACCGTGGTGCGGATAAATGACCGCGGCCCTTTCGTGGCCGGCCGGGTCATCGACCTCTCCTATTCCGCTGCCAAGGCCCTCGGCATCCTCGGGCGCGGGACCGCCCCGGTGACGGTCGAAGCGCTCGGCTATCTCGACGAAACCGTCAAAGGCCAGGTGGTCTATCGCGGACCTGCCAGCTACGACAGAGGCTCCTTCGGCATCCAGGTAGGCGCCTTCGGGAACTATGACAATGCCCGCAAGATGGCCGAGACGGTGAAGCAGCGTTACGGCACCTCATCCATCCGGGAAGCGGTTGTCAACGGTACCCGCTACTACCGAGTCAGGGCAGGAAACTATGCGTCTCTGAAGGAAGCGGAACAGGTGCGGGAACGGTCACCGGACAAAATGATTGCAGGAGGATTTGTGGTGGCTTTGGACTGA